In the Cylindrospermopsis raciborskii Cr2010 genome, AAATTCTCTGTTGCAACTTGTACACAGCCCTTTCTAGCTTACGCCAGTTTATCTGTGCCCATACCACCATCGGTGTTTTCCGTGTTTTAGTCATTTTCATTGCTATATGAAACTCTATCTTCCAAATCATCGGGAATCTGTCAGCTTATTCATACCCATTACAGGTAGACCTTTGCTTCTGATTCCATCTCTTTTTATTAGAGCTTGCGGATTGGTTCCTACTTCCCTATCGACCCCGGAAAGAGCTGCTAATAAAATTACTTCGTTCCGTATAACCATTGATTTGAGTGTTTAGGATGGCACTACTCAGCCGGAGACAGGAAAGCGTGACCTTAATGGTGGTACTTTTGGGTTCCTTAATGTCTCTTTGTCTTTTGACAGCAGCGTATCAACCATTTTTTTCGCTACTTGCTAGGTGACGACTGTTTAGATGTACCTTCACTTTCGTTATCCATGCACTCCTGCTCGCTGGGATTCACCTCATGGTTTGGTGTTACCAGCTTTTTTCCCCGCTTTACCCTTTGATTACCAGTCCCTAGGTAGGGGAAATGCTTTCACTCCCACGCTTGGAGGATAGGACTCTGTGTCTATCACATCACCTATAAGGTTATACAGTTATTTGGGTTCGGTTAACCGTACTTTTTTATTCGGTTGTTGAACCCACCGAATCATCCCCCGGTTCAATTAAACCAGTTTCGATTCAACGAATCACACACCACCAACCCACAACCATCTTCCACTCGGTAAGGCTTTCATCTGTAGTTGCATTTTTTCTAACAGTGCAGTTTCTTCCAAGTTGAGTTTTCCTAACTCTACTAGTCCTTTTAAAGTGCGATCGCATACATCGCTCCAGGATTCTCTTAATCCTGTTTGGGTGCGACGGCTATAGGTCCTGAAAAACACAGGATTGGCTGCGGGAGCAGTTTCGGGAAAGGACGCAATCTGGCGTGGACGTTTCAGTTCTTGAACCATAATTAGTTGGATAAGGTTTACTGACTAACAGATTAAGACTATAACCTCAAGTAGTTTTAGGATCAAAGATTGCTAAATTTGCCACTTTATGCTCTGTTGTTTTTGTATTGGAAGTTACAAATCTATCCACGGAAGATGATCGATAGTGCTATAGTACAATTAATCCCAAGAGAATACCTAGGATTTTATTAAGATCACTGATATAGTAGTTATTTAGGTCAATCAATAACTTGCTTTCTACTAACTGCAAAAATTTCCAAATGTCCCCTGTGGTTAAGGCTCCATAAATAGTTTTAATTTCAGGTGATCCATTATGTTGCTGTTGATTGAACAGCTGAGCTGCTAACATGGTAGCTGCACACTGACCCAAGCCAGCTTTAATGTTTTCATTTTTTGCTTCGACAATAATTGCCACAGGAGCATTAATAATTAATTGCTCCCGAGAGAGACTGATAATAAAATCACAATAGCCAGTTAAACCTTGTTCAGGATCCACATTAAAATCACTGCCAGAAAACAGACTAATTTGATAATTGGCCCTGCGTCGTACTTCCAACAAAATAGGGGCGATGATGAATTCTGATCGCGCTTTTTCCGTATTGATTGCTAGGGCCATTTCCATAGTTTCCCCCAGAGTGCTGATTAATTTATCACTAGGTTCCACGGAGTTGACATGGGCAAATAAATCCGGATCTTCATTAATTTCGATGTGAAATTTATTTCTAAATTGAGTTAAACTAAAATCACTGTACGCCATTTTCTTCACCTTTGGTGCGGTATATAATTACAATTAAAAACACCAACTAAAAATCCCCCAATATTTTTTCACCATAATGATTATGGAAACTACTGTTCAAAATGCTATTCAAAATAATAATCACCATAACATTGAATTTCAAGATGCTTATGATGTAATTGTAGTAGGCGCAGGTCATGCTGGTTGTGAAGCAGCTTTAGCTGCTGCTCGTCTTGGTTGTCCTACCCTATTGTTAACCCTGAATCTGGATAAAATCGCTTGGCAACCATGTAATCCAGCGGTGGGAGGTCCAGCCAAATCCCAACTCACCCATGAAGTGGATGCTTTAGGTGGGGAAATTGGTAAAATGGCAGACCGTACCTACCTGCAAAAACGAGTCCTGAACTCCTCTCGAGGTCCAGCAGTTTGGGCCCTACGAGCTCAAACTGATAAACGTGAATATGCAGCTGTGATGAAGGGAATTGTGGAAAACCAAGAGAACCTGACCATTCGGGAAGCTATGGTAACCGACTTGGTTTTGGGCAAAAACGATGAAATAATTGGGGTTGAAACCTATTTTGGTGTGGCTTTTGCATGTAAAGCTGTGATTTTAACTACAGGAACCTTTTTAGGAGGGAGAATTTGGGTAGGAAATAAATCCATGGAAGCTGGTCGAGCAGGAGAATTTGCAGCAGTGGGTTTAACTACCACCCTCCATCGCTTGGGTTTTGAAACTGGAAGATTGAAAACTGGAACTCCCGCTCGGGTGGATAAGCGATCTGTAGATTACAGCAAAATGGAAATCCAACCGGGAGATGGGGAAGTCCGTTGGTTTAGCTTTGACCCGCAAGTATGGGTAGAAAAAGAGCAAATTCCCTGTTACATGACCCGCACTACTCCAGAAACCCATCGTCTCATTCAAGAAAATCTAGGTCTATCTCCCGTATATGGGGGTTGGGTGGATGCTAAAGGTCCTCGTTATTGTCCCAGCATCGAGGATAAGATAGTGCGGTTCGCAGACAAGGAAAGTCATCAGATATTTATTGAACCAGAAGGAAGAGATATACCCGAACTCTATATTCAGGGTTTTTCCACGGGATTACCAGAAACTTTGCAAATCCTCATGTTGAGAAGTCTTCCGGGTTTGGAAAAATGTGTGATGTTACGTCCAGCTTACGCTGTGGAGTACGACTACTTGCCTGCAACTCAATGCTACCCATCTTTAATGACTAAAAAAATAGAAGGTCTTTTTTGTGCCGGACAAATTAATGGGACAACGGGTTATGAAGAGGCAGCTGCTCAAGGATTGGTGGCGGGCATTAATGCGGTTCAGTTTGCCCAAGGTCGAGAAATGGTGATTTTTCCCCGGGAACAAAGTTATATTGGCACTTTAATTGATGATTTGTGCACGAAGGATTTACGAGAACCCTATCGTATGCTCACCAGTCGCTCAGAATATCGGTTGTTACTAAGATCTGATAATGCGGATCAACGTATGACCCCCCTAGGAAGAGCAATAGGTTTAATTGATGACAGAAGATGGAATTTGTTTACTAGAAAACAAGAACAAATTATTGGGGAAAAGGAAAGACTCCATTCCACCAGAATTAAGGAGCATGAGGATATTGGTAGGTTGATTACTCAACATACTCAACAGGTTATTAAGGGTTCCATCACCCTCGCAGATCTGTTGCGTCGTCCAGAAATCCATTATTCTGATTTGGAAAGATACGGACTTGGCAATCCCCATCTCCATGGAGCGGAAAAGGAAGGTGCGGAAATAGATATTAAGTATTCTGGGTATTTAGCCAGACAGCAAAACCAAATCGACCAAATCGCTCGTCAAGCAAATCGCCATCTACCCCCCAATTTGGATTATAATTCTATTACCACTCTTTCTAAGGAAGCTAGGGAAAAACTCACCACGGTTAAACCTCTCACGGTTGGACAAGCATCCCGCATTGGAGGAGTTAACCCTGCTGATATTAATGCCCTACTTGTCTATCTGGAAACTAGACAAAATTTGACCACATCCCCTTGGTAATAATGGAGTTAATGTTCTATTATATAGCCAGCCCACATAAAACTAGCAGTTAATACGGTAGCTAGACCCACCAAAATACCCCTTAATAGTTTGACCTGGGAGCGGAGTTGTGTTACTTCATGGTTAACTTCATAAATTTGGTCTTGAGTCATGGGAGGTAGGGAATTAATATCTTTAATTACTTCCACCCTAGGACTTGGTAAGGGTGTAGGTTGGGGGGGTTTAAACTCTATTTGGGTATGTAACCAGTCAGCAATGAGTTGGGGGCAATTTTTTTTGAACCATTGCCAAGCAATCATCCGGAATGCGGGTTTGGATGTTTTCGAGATCCATTTTAAGAGCTTATTTATAGTACCGTAGCGAAACTTTTGGTTAATTAGATTATTGGCACCGATATCATAAAGACAATTCAAGATTAGTTTAATAGTGGACTCTTCCCTTTGAAACATACTAGATAATAGTATTAACACATCCTGCATTAGTTTTTCTTCTAATTGAGCTTCGGTGGGTAATTTCCCGAATTGGTTGGGTGCGGGCAATTGTTGAGACATAAATTTGACACACTCTCAGTAGAAGCAGTGTAAGTTAAAGTGAGTATTTACAAGGTGGGAACACACTTGAAAATACGGATAATTAACGTCCTTGCCAAAAGATAGCACCTTGAGCGGTATTAATTAACCAGTATTCAACCGATTGTTAAAAAAACTTAATATCCGGATGAAAATTACCAGAACTGGAAAGCACTATATGAACTGGTAGATAGATTTTTAATTTTTGTGGCGTTGCAGCAGTGTTGAATCTGATATGGCAAGTGTTGTACCGTAGCGATGATAGTGTATACATTTTTGGAAGTGAGTCCTGCGATGGTTAAACTCCGTCAATCTTCCTTTAGACGAATTTTAGTAACCAGAATATTACTGGTCTTTGTTCCGGTTTTATTAATTGGGGAAATAGCCGCACTGAATAAAGCACGTTCAAGCTTGCTAAATAATGTTCGGCAAAATTTAATTGATAGTGCGATTAATAAAGGAGAGAAAATTACAGATGCGATCGCCACCCTAGAAACCAATTTACTGACAGCTACTCAGACTCAAGCGATAAAATCGGGGTCAGTTATAGAAGTGGAAAAATTAATCAAGCAAATAGAGAGATTATTGCCCAATCAAATTGATTGTATTCAACTCAATCATCTTGATAATAGGGATGATAGGAATCCGGTGATTGCTAGTAGCTGTGGCGATCAACCTTTGATAGAAAATAGTATGTCATGGATTAATAGTCAATTTTCTGGTGGAATTAGTCATCAGGTTCACATTACACCAGTTTTACCATTGAAATCGGGAATTACTGGTAAACGTCCTGCAGAAAACCAACTGGAATTAGTTTTGTCAGCACCAGTGTATAATCAGCGGGGAAATTTGGCTTATGTTTTAATTATTAAAACTACACTACACCGACAAATGGAAAATCAACGAGGTTCTCTCATTGGTGCTTTAGTAGTGATTAGTGAAGACGGGACTATTCTGGCCCATCCATCTTTAGAAACCATAGGAACTAATATTAATAAATATACAGATTTGCAGCAGCTAAAAGGAGTTATTAAAGATGCTCTTGAGGGTAATAATAACTCCATAAATTTTCATTTTAGCGACGGAGAGGACTCGGTAGCTGGGTATACAGCTATTCCCAATCCCATTACTAAACAAAGACAGGAAAAATGGGTGATATTAGCTGTTGCTAGTGTTAGAGATGCTCTTTTAGGATTAGATCAGATTAAACTGATACTTATTGCTTTAACAGTTGGTTTGGTAGGTGCTAGTTTATTGGTTTCCTTGTATTTGGCACCTTTGTTAGCAGATCCTGTAGAGGAGTTAAGGGACTATGCTTTAAATATTCACAGTCATCATGCAGTACAACCAATTCCGCGCAATTTTAGAATTAAGGAGTTTAATCAATTAGCTCAAGCACTGGATCAAATGGTGGAACGACTGAAAGCATGGACAGAAGAGTTAGAAATGGCTTGGAAGGAGGCTAAATCAGCTAACACCGTCAAAAGTCAGTTTTTAGCCAACACATCCCATGAATTGAGAAATCCCCTCAATATTATTATTAACTGTGTGCGTTTAGTGAGAGATGGTTTATGTGACGATAAGGAGGAGGAATTAGAGTTTTTAAAAAAAGCTGATGATACAGCAATTCATCTTTTAGGGATTATTAATGATTTGTTAGATATTTCTAAAATAGAAGCTGGTAAACTTTCGGTGGTGATGATTCCGTTGGAATTACGCCAATTATTACTAGAAGTAATTAATTTACAATCAGTCAACGTGCAAAAGAAGGGACTGCAATTAAAATGTGAAATATCAGAGCAAGTTATCCCTATTAAGGGTGATAGAATCAAACTCAAACAGGTGCTGATCAATGTTATTGGTAATGCCACTAAATTCACTGAAGAAGGAAGTATTACAATTAGCACTAAAGTTATCAAACAACATAGTAAATTATATGTGGTTATTTCCGTGGTGGATACTGGTATAGGTATAGATCCACAGCAGCAGCAAAAATTATTTCGTCCCTTTGTGATGGTAGATGGTACGACCACGCGCAAATTTGAGGGAACGGGTTTAGGATTAGCTATTTCCCGCAATTTGATTGAATTAATGGGGGGGAAAA is a window encoding:
- a CDS encoding sensor histidine kinase; protein product: MVKLRQSSFRRILVTRILLVFVPVLLIGEIAALNKARSSLLNNVRQNLIDSAINKGEKITDAIATLETNLLTATQTQAIKSGSVIEVEKLIKQIERLLPNQIDCIQLNHLDNRDDRNPVIASSCGDQPLIENSMSWINSQFSGGISHQVHITPVLPLKSGITGKRPAENQLELVLSAPVYNQRGNLAYVLIIKTTLHRQMENQRGSLIGALVVISEDGTILAHPSLETIGTNINKYTDLQQLKGVIKDALEGNNNSINFHFSDGEDSVAGYTAIPNPITKQRQEKWVILAVASVRDALLGLDQIKLILIALTVGLVGASLLVSLYLAPLLADPVEELRDYALNIHSHHAVQPIPRNFRIKEFNQLAQALDQMVERLKAWTEELEMAWKEAKSANTVKSQFLANTSHELRNPLNIIINCVRLVRDGLCDDKEEELEFLKKADDTAIHLLGIINDLLDISKIEAGKLSVVMIPLELRQLLLEVINLQSVNVQKKGLQLKCEISEQVIPIKGDRIKLKQVLINVIGNATKFTEEGSITISTKVIKQHSKLYVVISVVDTGIGIDPQQQQKLFRPFVMVDGTTTRKFEGTGLGLAISRNLIELMGGKITLESLGLNRGTTVKIILPLIDISLLISS
- the mnmG gene encoding tRNA uridine-5-carboxymethylaminomethyl(34) synthesis enzyme MnmG, which codes for METTVQNAIQNNNHHNIEFQDAYDVIVVGAGHAGCEAALAAARLGCPTLLLTLNLDKIAWQPCNPAVGGPAKSQLTHEVDALGGEIGKMADRTYLQKRVLNSSRGPAVWALRAQTDKREYAAVMKGIVENQENLTIREAMVTDLVLGKNDEIIGVETYFGVAFACKAVILTTGTFLGGRIWVGNKSMEAGRAGEFAAVGLTTTLHRLGFETGRLKTGTPARVDKRSVDYSKMEIQPGDGEVRWFSFDPQVWVEKEQIPCYMTRTTPETHRLIQENLGLSPVYGGWVDAKGPRYCPSIEDKIVRFADKESHQIFIEPEGRDIPELYIQGFSTGLPETLQILMLRSLPGLEKCVMLRPAYAVEYDYLPATQCYPSLMTKKIEGLFCAGQINGTTGYEEAAAQGLVAGINAVQFAQGREMVIFPREQSYIGTLIDDLCTKDLREPYRMLTSRSEYRLLLRSDNADQRMTPLGRAIGLIDDRRWNLFTRKQEQIIGEKERLHSTRIKEHEDIGRLITQHTQQVIKGSITLADLLRRPEIHYSDLERYGLGNPHLHGAEKEGAEIDIKYSGYLARQQNQIDQIARQANRHLPPNLDYNSITTLSKEAREKLTTVKPLTVGQASRIGGVNPADINALLVYLETRQNLTTSPW